The Bacteroidota bacterium genome contains the following window.
TAAAACTGTTGGAAAGAATTATGGCTTGGTTTTCTTTGCTTATGGTATTGCAGGAATTGTAGGGCCGCAACTTGCAGGTGTTTTCAAAGATGCAGCAAAAACAGCCACAGAGCCTTCTGCCTGGATTACACCTTTTGTCATTGCAGGTATTGCATGTATTTTAGGTGCGATAATCATTGTTTTGGCAAAGCCTCCGAAAAAGGCTTAACAGTATTCATCAAATATTCAAACCCGTTTAGTCATCACTGAGCGGGTTTTTTTATTCACCAAAATTTAATGTTAATTTTATAACAATAAAGCAGATGTTTTATACTTTTGCACCATCGAAAGAAAAATCAAAGCTTTCTTACTGATTATTAATACATTTACATTAAAAAACATATCACGATGCCAATCAGGACACTTAACAAGATCTTCAAGCCTCAGAGAATTGCTATTGTTGGAGTATCCAGCAATGAGCAGAATGTTGGAAACATTGCATTAAAGAACCTTGTCAGCGGTGGGTTCAACGGAGTTGTTTATCCTATTAACCCTAAGTATGAAGCGGTTATGGGAATACAATGTTATCCCGATATTAAGAGTCTTCCCAAAGCACCGGATCTGGTAGTAATCTGTACAGGAGCAAAAACTGTCCCCGGAATCATCAAGGAATGTGGTGAGGCCGGAGTATTGGGTATTATCATCATGTCGGCAGGATTTAAGGAATCGGGGGATGAGGGTCGGCAACTGGAAGAGCAGGTCAAGGCAGAAGTGAGAAAATATCCGGGAATGCGGGTAATTGGGCCAAACTGTTTGGGTATTATAGTACCCGGTCATAAAATGAATGTCAGTTTTGCAGCAGCCATGCCCAAGAAAGGGAATGTTGCATTCATTTCACAATCGGGAGCGTTGTGCACATCAGCGCTTGATTGGGCATTGGAGCAAAACGTAGGGTTTTCTTATTTTGTTTCCATTGGTAATACCATGGATATAGGATTTGGTGATCTTATCGATTATTTCGGGCAGGACCCGAATACCAAATCCATTGTTTTATATATTGAATCCATTGCAAAAGGCAGGGAGTTCATGACAGCGGCGCGTGCTTTTGCGCGTAAGAAACCCATTATCGTTTATAAGGCAGGGCGATTTCCTGAATCAGCAAAAGCGGCTGCATCTCATACAGGGGCGATGGCATCGGAAGACAATGTTTATGATGCGGCATTTGAGAGAGCAGGTGTAGCAAGAGTTTACGATATCGGGGATATTTTCGACTTCACGGATCTAATTGCCCGCAGAAGCATTCCTAAGGGCAGTCACCTTGCTATTGTGACCAATGCCGGAGGACCTGGTGTAATGGCTACTGACACACTGATCAGTTATGGAGGCAAGCTAGTGGAATTCACTGATGAGACCATGAACAAGCTGAATGCAGCCTTACCTCCTTTCTGGTCGCACGGCAACCCGGTAGACGTAATCGGGGATGCCCCCCCTGAAAGGCTTGCAAAAGCGACGGAAATAGTCCTGGAAGATCCAAACGTAGATGCAGTACTGGTAATTCTCACACCACAGGCTATGACCGAACCGACGGAAACCGCTCATGCCATCACCAAACTTGCTGAACATACAACCAAGCCTATCATGGCTGCCTGGTTGGGAGGAAAGAGCATGCGTGAAGGCATGCAGGTTTTCAACGCTAAAAACATTGCAGTATATCAAACACCGGAACAGGCTATACGAGCCTACATGACCCTTGTGAGGTATTCCAGGAATCTTGAGATTCTGTTCCAAACTCCAAAAGATATTCCGGTAAGCTTTGAACTCGACCGGAACAAAGTAAGGAAAGAGTTTGAAAAAATGCATTTTACAAAAGAAGAAATATTATCGGAAGATATCAGTAAAAAGCTTATAGCAGCCTACGGTATTCCAACCACTCAGCCTATCGCAGCACATTCTGCCCTGGAAGCTGCCGATATAGCCAATAAGATAGGATACCCCGTGGTAATCAAGATCCTTTCACCCGATATCACCCACAAGAGTGATATGGGCGGGGTTGCACTAAATATAAAGGATGAAAATACGGTATGGATCACATATAAAAATATGACAGAATCCATCCGTAGCAGAATGCCGGAGGCCAGAATTGAAGGAGTTACGGTTCAGCCGATGTTTAATTCGAAGGATGCTATTGAACTGATCCTTGGAATCAAGAAAGACCCCATTTTCGGAACAGCCATGTTAGTGGGTATGGGAGGAACAGCTGCCGAATTATTTAAAGACCGAACACTTGGCTTTCCCCCTCTTAATGAGCGTCTTGCCAGAAGAATGCTTGAGAATCTCAAGATATATCCATTACTCAAAGGTTACAGGGGAGACAAACGCAAGAATATCGACAAACTGATTGAAGTCATGATCCGTTTGTCATACCTGGCTGCTGATTACCCGGAAATCAATGAGCTTGATATCAACCCGTTACTTGTCACACCAGAAGATGTTATTGCTTTGGATGCCCGTATAATCATCGATAAGGACCTTGTTGGCAAGAAATTAACTCCATACTCCCATCTGATCCTTCACCCCTATCCGGAAATTTATGTAAAAAAGTTCAAACTCAACGATGGGTCACCGGTTCTTTTCAGACCGATAAAGCCGGAAGACGAGCCCATGTGGCTTGAGTTATTGGGAAGCTGCTCCAAGGAATCCATTTATTCAAGATTCAGATATAATTTCCATTACGACTCCCACGAGATTGCAACCCAGTTCTGTTATATTGACTATTCAAGGGAAATAGGCATCGTAGCAGAAATTGAAAAGGAAGGGAAGCGTCAGTTAATCGGGGTTGGGCGTTTAATTTCAGACCCGGATCATGAGACAGTTGAATACGCAATTTTGATTACAGATGCCTACCAGAAAAAAGAGTTGGGAACCATGCTTACATCTTATTGCGTAGACATAGCCAGGAGTCTGGATCTCAAACGAATGGTTGCTGAGACAACCAAGGATAACCTTCCAATGATCTCAGTATTTAAAAAGCTCCATTTTGATGTAATTTTCAATTCCGACAGCACGGTCAGTGTGATCAAGGATCTCACCAAGCCAGAGGTCGAAGAAGTAAAACAATAGATCAGAGCTTTTCAATCACATCACACAGGGTGAGGAAGATATCATCAATGCTTCCCACCCCATTGACTTTATTAACAATTCCTTTACCGCTGTAATAATCCAGGAGGGGTTCTGTTTGTTCCCGATAAACAGACATCCTGTTACGAATGACATCTTCTGTATCATCGCTTCTGCCCTCAAGCTGAGCACGTTTCAGAAGACGTCCCACAATTTCTTCTTCATCAACCTCCAGGGCAACAACACCGGAGATATTTGATTTCATTTCAGTCATCAGAATGTCGAGATCTTTTGCTTGTGGAATGGTACGTGGAAATCCGTCGAAAATAAATCCATTGCGGTCTTTAATTTTATCCATGGCATTCCTGAGCAGATCGATCAGAAGTTCATCGGGGACCAGTTCTCCTTTTTCAATTATTGTTTTCACTTTAATCCCAAGCGGGGTCTGGTTTTTAATCTCATACCTGAAAATATCCCCTGTAGAGATATGCGCCAGATTAAATTTCTCAGCAATCATAGCCGATTGAGTCCCTTTTCCTGAACCGGGAGGACCAAACAGAATAATATTCATCATATGAATTTTAAGTTTAGGATTTAAAAAGCTGAATATAACAAATATAATCATAAACGTGAATCCCAGGCAGGAATAATTAGTAATTTTGCCGTGTTTTGAACACGTAAGCAGCGGTTTGGATTTAACATTTGCCGAAATTCCCAATTTAGCAGGATGAGCATGCAAAGTTCACAAACAGCCGGTTTCCTGGGAAATCATTTCCAGCACACAGAACCTTTGCCATTATGGCAAAGTGGGTGGGAATTTCCCGACTGGATTTTCTATGTAATACTTTTTTCCCTTGTTATCCTTGGTTTTATTCAGGTTTTTTACCCTAAGAGGTTCCGCTTGATCCTGAGAGCAGTATTTACCAGGAATTCAGCCAACCAGTTGAACAGGGAAGGAGACGTTTTCAGAGAAAGGATTGGCTTTGGTTTATTCATAATCAGTCTGCTTAGTATCAGCACTTTTGTCTTCATCCTGTTTTGGTTTTTTACCAAAATCTCTTTGCACATGAGTGCTGCGCGTTTATTTATTTCCATAAGCATTCTGGTTTTTTTAATCTGGGGTATAAAATTTCTTATTACCAATATCCTGGGGGATATTTTTCATACGCGCTCCAACGCTAAGGCCATTCAGTTAAGTAATTTTCTCATCCATATTTTTTCCGGTTTGCTAATGCTATTGTTTTTATTTCCCATTCTTTATGTAAATCCGGAGAGATTTATTTACATTGCCCTGATCGGCTTGCTTATTCTATTTATTATCAAGATTATAAGAGGATTTATTATAGGGTCTTCGGGCTCGGGGTTTAGTTTGTTACATTTATTTTTATATCTTTGCACCCTCGAAATTCTGCCATATATTCTGTTAATTAAATTTGGATTGGATTTCATGGAAAGTTTATAGTTTTTGCTGATGCCCAACATTTTAAGTCTCAGGTACCATGAAAATTAAAAATATACTTGTTTCCCAGCCCAAACCGGTAGATATTGAAAAATCGCCATATGGTGAGTTAACAAGGAAATATAATGTCAACATTGACTTTCACAAGTTCATCAAGATAGAAGGCATTCCTGCCAAGGAATTCAGGAAAGAGAGGATTAATATACTGGACCACAGTGCGGTGATTTTCACCAGCCGAAATGCTGTTGATCATTTTTTCAGGATTTGCAAAGAAATGCGCATAGAAGTGCCGGACACCATGAAATACTTCTGTATTTCAGAGGCAACTGCATTTTATCTTCAGAAATACGTACAATACAGAAAAAGAAAGATTTTCTTCGGGAAGCAAAGCATTGAGCAACTGGTAGATTTAGTAAAAAAACACAAGGAAGAGAAGTTCCTCTTGCCATGTTCAGAAATTCACAAGCAGAGCATTTCCGATCAGTTGGAAAGCAACAACATCAATTACCAGAAGGCTATCATTTACAAAACTCTGGCAAATGACCTTTCCGGCATACCTATTAGTGATTATGACATGTTGATCTTCTTCAGTCCATCCGGAGTTAAGTCCCTTTTTATCAATTTTCCTGAATTCAAGCAAAACTCAACACTTATTGGTGCCTTTGGGGCCACCACTTCCAAAGCAGTTAAGGATGCAGGTTTAGTCCTGAACATTGAAGCTCCAACCAAGACCGCTCCATCCATGACCATGGCAATAGACCAATACATTGAGAAAAACAGCAAAAAGAAATAGGTTGTTAGCCTTAAATTCCTCATTACCATTATTCAATGGCTTACGGCCAAAAGCTTTTCAATCGTTTAAAAAGCAGGAAAGACTGACAGGAAAGAAGGCCATTGATCAGATATTCAAGACTGGCTCTACATTTCTGCACTACCCTTTTAAAGTCATTTGGACAACCTGTCAAAACGTGGAATCGCGTTATCCGGCGAGGGTTCTCATCGGGGTATCGAAGAAATATCACCGGAGAGCAACAGATAGAAACCGGATAAAACGAAGAATTAGAGAAGCCTACAGGAAGAACAAATCACCTTTTTATGATTTTTTAACACGCAGGGAAAAACAATGCTCCTTAGTTTTGCTTTATATCTCAAAAGAAACATTTACTTTTATAGAAACGGAGAAGAAAATATCGGAAATACTTATCCGTTTGCAACAACAGATCAGATAGATAAAACATAAACGAATCAAAGAGCGATGAATAAGAAACAATTTTCCAGGTTATCCTTTATGCTGTTTTTCTTTTGGATGGCCTTAATGCTTAATGCGCAGAACAACAACTTTGAAATATCCAAAAACCTTGACATATTCACCACACTTTTCAAAGAGCTGAACGTCAACTATGTTGACGATATTTCAGCCGGAGATTTAATGGAAAGCGGCATAGAGGCCATGTTGGAAGATCTGGATCCTTATACAGTTTATATTCCCGAATCCAGGGTTGAGGATTACAAGCTAATTACAACAGGGCAATACGGAGGAATAGGCTCCCTGATCCACAAGCAGGGTGATTACGTTGTAATTTCAGAGCCCTATGAAAACTACCCTGCTCAGAAATCAGGATTAAAGGCCGGGGATATGATCACAGCCATCAACGGTGAGTCAGCCAAGGGAAAGAATTCTGATGAGGTGAGTGAAATCCTGAAAGGGCAACCAGGAACATCTATATCTATTACTATTCAGCGACCGGGCGAAGAAGAAACGAGGACTTTTGATATTGCCAGAGAAAAAATCACCATTGATAACATTCCATATTTCGGGATTGTGGATGAGAATATCGGATACATCAAGCTCACCGGCTTCACGCAAACTGCAGGCAATGATGTAAGAAAGGCATTACAGGAGCTTGAGCAATCACAGGAATTGAAGGGACTTATTCTTGATCTGAGGGGTAATGGCGGGGGTTTATTGCAGGAAGCGGTTAATGTGACCAATATTTTCATTGATAAAGGAGAACTTGTTGTAAGCACGAAAGGTAAGCTACCCGATAAAAACCAGGAGCATCGTACACGTTTCGCACCGGTAGACAAGGATATCCCGTTGGTTGTTTTGGTTAACCGGGCCAGTGCTTCCGCTTCAGAAATTGTTGCAGGAGCCATTCAGGATCTCGACCGAGGGGTGATCATAGGGCAGCGTACTTTCGGAAAGGGATTGGTGCAAAATGTGATACCACTCAGCTATAATTCTCAGGCAAAGATAACCGTTGCGAAGTATTACATCCCAAGTGGGCGTTGTATTCAGGCCATCGATTACAGTCATAAGGATGGTAACGGTGACTATGGCAAAATTCCCGACTCATTGATCAATGAATTCAAAACCGCCAATGGCCGTCTTGTTTATGATGGAGGGGGGATTGTTCCGGATGTTAAATTGAAAGCACAAAAGTTTACAGATATTGCCAATAGCCTGTATACCAAGTTTATCATCTTTAATTTTGCAACTGAATATGCCTCCAGGCATCCTGAGATAGAAAATCCTGAAAACTATGAACTCAGCGATGCAGTTTTCGACGAATTCAGGGAATATATCAAGGATAAAGATTATGAATATACTACTGCCAGTGAAAAGCTTTTAACAGACCTAAAAAAAGCGGCGGAAAAGGATAACTACTTTGACGCGATCAAGGAGCAATACGAAGAACTGGAAGCAGCGCTGAAGCATAACAAGGATGAAGACCTGCTCACTCATCGGGATCAGGTAGAGGAGTTATTAAGAGTTGAGATTGTCAGCCGCTATTATTACCAGAAAGGTAAAATTATCTCCGCGCTGAAAAACGATCCTGAATTATCAGAAGCCGTGGCAGTATTGAAGGATCAGGCAAAATACAAGTCCATCCTCGACGGCACGTTTAAACCGGAGGATATTGCGCTGGATAACGAAGAAGAATAACCCATTGAATATGAGAAAGACTATTATTCCTTTACTGATCCTGTTTTTCGCCCTGACAGCTTTTAAACAGGACAAACCGGCATACCGGATATTCGGGCCTGACGGGAAAAAGCTTAAATATAAAGATCTCCTTGAACAAGCATCCAAAGCGGATATTATACTTTTCGGGGAACTCCACAACAATCCCATTTGTCATTGGTTACAGTTGGAACTTACACGCGACCTCTATGCAGAAGCAGGTTCAAAGCTTATTCTGGGTGCGGAGATGTTTGAGACTGACGATCAGCTCATCCTGGATGAATATTTAAAAGGGATTATTCCATCGAAGAATTTTGAGAACGAAGCCAAGCTCTGGCCGAACTATGATACCGATTATAGTCCTCTTGTTGATTTTGCAAGGGATAATGAATTGAGTTTCATAGCAACCAATATTCCCCGCCGTTATGCTGCAGTAGTACATCGTAAAGGATTTGAAGGTCTTGACAGCCTGAGTGCAGAAGCCCAAAAACTGTTACCTCCCCTTCCTGTACCATACGATCCTGAACTCAAAGGATACCGGTCGATGATGGAGATGATGGGAGGTATGGGAGGGCATGCCAATGCCAACCTACCCAAAGCACAAGCCATTAAAGATGCTACCATGGCGTATAATATTGTGATTAACATGGGTGAGGGCAGCATCTTTGTGCATTATAACGGAACGTACCATTCTCAAAACTATGAAGGTATAGTCTGGTATCTTAAACAAAGCAATCCTGAACTTTCCATTCTTACCATAGCCAGTGCTGAGCAGGATAGCATTGAAGAGCTCCAGGAAGAAAACCATGAACTGGCAGACTTTATCCTCTGCATTCCTTCCGGGATGACAAAAACCCATTGATGAATGTTATCCAAAGGGCAGGTCAGTTTCATCCGCTCACTCAGGACCGGAAAATACAGGGAAGAGCATCAATCTTTTTCGGCCGAAGGTCCAAAGCTGGCAGAGGAGATTCTCAGCAGCAATCTGGAAATTCAAGGTATCTATGCACTTGAATCCTGGGTAGTTGCGCACCCTGAAATCCTGAGGCAATTTCAAGGCAAGTTGACCATTATCAGCTCTCAGGAACTGACAAAGATCAGTAACCTTACCACGCCCAACGAGGTTATCGTTGTTGCGGGGATTCCAACACGGGACATTAAGAAAGAAGAATTGTGCAATGGCATAAGTATTTTACTCGATGACATTAGGGATCCGGGGAATCTGGGGACCATCATACGATTAGCCGACTGGTTCGGAATTGAAAGGATCATTTGCTCAAAACAAACGGTAGATATGTACAATCCGAAAGTAGTTCAATCTTCGATGGGATCGATAACCAGAGTAAATGTTTATTATGAGGAACTCCGGGAGATTATAGAAAGCAATAAGGGGAAGATAAGGGTTTATTCTGCGGTAATGGACGGCAGAAACATTTATACCACAGATATTCAAGACAATGCGTTCATTGTTATCGGGAATGAATCCCATGGCATTTCTGATGAAATAGCATTGCTATCGGATGAAAAGATTTCAATACCTTTCTTTCGGCAGGGTGCGGAATCTCTGAATGCTTCGGTTGCTGCTGCAATTGTAATTTCCGAGTTCAAAAGGAAAAGTTATATTTGCGCAACAAATCCTGAATGAATTTGTTCCAATCATTAAAAAGAGGATTTCATGGCACTTAAACTCATTCTTATTTCCGTAATACTAATAGGAATCGCACTTCTTGGCATTGCCATAAAAATGTTCCTGAAAAAGGGAGGGGAATTCAAGAAATCCTGTTCCAGTGTTGATCCTGCTACAGGCAAGCGAATTGGGTGTACCTGTGGTGCCGGTGACGGGGGATCATCCTGTGAGAACAAGCCCCATAACCACCATCATTAATCCATCAGGAATTTTTCAAATCCAGGTGTATATTCGGTTCTGAAATTTCCTTCCGGATCGGAATAAATAAAGAATGCTTCCAGGTCGTTATTGTATTTCAGGAAGTCCAGGGATTTCTCCAGACCCATGACCATAAAAGCCGTAGCGTATGCATCTGCTGTAGCGCAATTCCCGGCAACCACCGACACACTTAAAAGAGAATGAAAAGCGGGGTAACCGGTTTGTGGGTCGATGGTATGGGAATAACGAACCCCGTTGCGTACAAAGAATTTCCTATAGCTACCGCTGGTGGCTACGGCTTTATTATGAAGCTTCAGTTTTACCTGTAAGGATCGCTCATCCTCAGCCGATTCCGAAGGCTGTTCAATACCTACGATCCAAGGTTCATTGTCTGGTTTATTACCTTTTGCTAAAACTTCCCCTCCAACATCGACAAGATAGTTATCAATACCATAGGATTCGAGGCAGGCTCCTATGAGGTCGACGGAGTATCCCTGGGCGATGGCATTAAAATCAACGGAGACACCCGGAAAAGATTTGTAAAGAAATCCCTTTTCGAGGGATATTTTCTCGTATCCGACAAAGCGTTTGAGGCTATCAATAACATTACTGTCGGGGTCTATGCCTTTTTTAAATCCAAAACCCCAGGCATTGACCAGGGGGCCAACAGTATAATCAAAAGACCCACCGGTTTTTACTGCAATGTCATTCGACAGGCGGAAAAGTTGTCGAATTACAGTATCAGCCTCAGCTCCTGAATCGCTTTCATTAATAATCGATATGACAGAACCAGGCTCCCACAAGGAAGCTGAGAGGTCGAACGAATGGAGCAGGGAATCCAATTCAGGTTGGAGGTTTCTGCCCTGGCTATCGAAATAGGTGACAGCATAGTAAGTCCCCTGGGCTTCGCCTATGAATCCGATTTTCTTTTCAGGTTTGCATGAACCCAATACGAAAACAATGCATATCAGTAAAATAGAGGAGTTTCTCATAATTCCGTTTATTAAAAAGTCCCGTGTTAAACGGGACTTCAAATATACATTAACCTCCAAAATCATCAAAAGCGATCATCTCAGGTGGGACGCCGTAGTCATCGAGCATTTTCAGTACGGCATCGTTCATCATAGGTGGGCCGCAGATGTAATATTCAATATCTTCCGGCTCGGGATGGTTTTTGAGGTACTCATCCATAACCACCTGGTGGATAAATCCTATGGGGCCTTTCCAGTTATCTTCGGGTTTGGGTTCTGAAAGGGCGATATTAAATTTAAAATTGGGGGAATTCTTTTCAATTTCCTGGAATTCTTCGACATAGAATAATTCCCTCATAGAGCGTCCGCCATACCAGAAAGTAGCTTTTCGTTTGGTTCTTTGTGTTTTAAACTGATCAAAGATATGAGATCTCATGGGGGCCATACCGGCGCCTCCGCCGATAAACATCATTTCGCGTTGAGTATCCTTAATAAAGAATTCGCCATACGGACCGGAGATCGTAACTTTATCACCCGGTTTTCTGGAGAAAATGAAGGATGAAGCTATACCAGGGTTTACTTTCATAAAACCACCGGTTTTACGGTCAAACGGAGGAGTAGCAATCCTCACATTCAGCATGATAATATTGCCTTCGGCGGGTTGATTGGCCATGGAATAGGCTCTGAAGATGGGTTCTGGGTTCTTCATTTTCAGGTCCCACATTTTATATTTATCCCATTCATCACGGTATTCTTCTTCCACCACCATATCTTTGAAATCAACCTCGCATTTGGGGATATCGATTTGAATATACCCTCCCGATTTGAATTCCAGGTTCTCCCCTTCCGGCAGTTTCACTACAAACTCCTTAATAAATGTGGCCACATTGTGATTTGAAACCACCTCACATTCCCATTTTTTAATACCAAAAATTTCAGGATGGACGTGGATTTTCATATCTTCCCTGACTTTAACCTGGCAACCCAGTCGCCAGTTATTCTGGATTTCCTTACGTGTGAAGTATCCTACTTCTGTAGGAAGAATACTTCCGCCACCTTCCTGAACCTGACATTTACACATGGCACAGGTACCGCCACCGCCGCAGGCAGAAGGGAGAAATATCCCTTTGTTGGAAAGTGTTGAAAGTAAACTGGACCCAGGATCCACTTCCAGATCTTTATCATCGTTAATAACGATATGCAC
Protein-coding sequences here:
- a CDS encoding GNAT family N-acetyltransferase — translated: MPIRTLNKIFKPQRIAIVGVSSNEQNVGNIALKNLVSGGFNGVVYPINPKYEAVMGIQCYPDIKSLPKAPDLVVICTGAKTVPGIIKECGEAGVLGIIIMSAGFKESGDEGRQLEEQVKAEVRKYPGMRVIGPNCLGIIVPGHKMNVSFAAAMPKKGNVAFISQSGALCTSALDWALEQNVGFSYFVSIGNTMDIGFGDLIDYFGQDPNTKSIVLYIESIAKGREFMTAARAFARKKPIIVYKAGRFPESAKAAASHTGAMASEDNVYDAAFERAGVARVYDIGDIFDFTDLIARRSIPKGSHLAIVTNAGGPGVMATDTLISYGGKLVEFTDETMNKLNAALPPFWSHGNPVDVIGDAPPERLAKATEIVLEDPNVDAVLVILTPQAMTEPTETAHAITKLAEHTTKPIMAAWLGGKSMREGMQVFNAKNIAVYQTPEQAIRAYMTLVRYSRNLEILFQTPKDIPVSFELDRNKVRKEFEKMHFTKEEILSEDISKKLIAAYGIPTTQPIAAHSALEAADIANKIGYPVVIKILSPDITHKSDMGGVALNIKDENTVWITYKNMTESIRSRMPEARIEGVTVQPMFNSKDAIELILGIKKDPIFGTAMLVGMGGTAAELFKDRTLGFPPLNERLARRMLENLKIYPLLKGYRGDKRKNIDKLIEVMIRLSYLAADYPEINELDINPLLVTPEDVIALDARIIIDKDLVGKKLTPYSHLILHPYPEIYVKKFKLNDGSPVLFRPIKPEDEPMWLELLGSCSKESIYSRFRYNFHYDSHEIATQFCYIDYSREIGIVAEIEKEGKRQLIGVGRLISDPDHETVEYAILITDAYQKKELGTMLTSYCVDIARSLDLKRMVAETTKDNLPMISVFKKLHFDVIFNSDSTVSVIKDLTKPEVEEVKQ
- a CDS encoding adenylate kinase; this encodes MMNIILFGPPGSGKGTQSAMIAEKFNLAHISTGDIFRYEIKNQTPLGIKVKTIIEKGELVPDELLIDLLRNAMDKIKDRNGFIFDGFPRTIPQAKDLDILMTEMKSNISGVVALEVDEEEIVGRLLKRAQLEGRSDDTEDVIRNRMSVYREQTEPLLDYYSGKGIVNKVNGVGSIDDIFLTLCDVIEKL
- a CDS encoding DUF4271 domain-containing protein; the encoded protein is MSMQSSQTAGFLGNHFQHTEPLPLWQSGWEFPDWIFYVILFSLVILGFIQVFYPKRFRLILRAVFTRNSANQLNREGDVFRERIGFGLFIISLLSISTFVFILFWFFTKISLHMSAARLFISISILVFLIWGIKFLITNILGDIFHTRSNAKAIQLSNFLIHIFSGLLMLLFLFPILYVNPERFIYIALIGLLILFIIKIIRGFIIGSSGSGFSLLHLFLYLCTLEILPYILLIKFGLDFMESL
- a CDS encoding uroporphyrinogen-III synthase — encoded protein: MKIKNILVSQPKPVDIEKSPYGELTRKYNVNIDFHKFIKIEGIPAKEFRKERINILDHSAVIFTSRNAVDHFFRICKEMRIEVPDTMKYFCISEATAFYLQKYVQYRKRKIFFGKQSIEQLVDLVKKHKEEKFLLPCSEIHKQSISDQLESNNINYQKAIIYKTLANDLSGIPISDYDMLIFFSPSGVKSLFINFPEFKQNSTLIGAFGATTSKAVKDAGLVLNIEAPTKTAPSMTMAIDQYIEKNSKKK
- the rnpA gene encoding ribonuclease P protein component, whose protein sequence is MLALNSSLPLFNGLRPKAFQSFKKQERLTGKKAIDQIFKTGSTFLHYPFKVIWTTCQNVESRYPARVLIGVSKKYHRRATDRNRIKRRIREAYRKNKSPFYDFLTRREKQCSLVLLYISKETFTFIETEKKISEILIRLQQQIR
- a CDS encoding S41 family peptidase; its protein translation is MNKKQFSRLSFMLFFFWMALMLNAQNNNFEISKNLDIFTTLFKELNVNYVDDISAGDLMESGIEAMLEDLDPYTVYIPESRVEDYKLITTGQYGGIGSLIHKQGDYVVISEPYENYPAQKSGLKAGDMITAINGESAKGKNSDEVSEILKGQPGTSISITIQRPGEEETRTFDIAREKITIDNIPYFGIVDENIGYIKLTGFTQTAGNDVRKALQELEQSQELKGLILDLRGNGGGLLQEAVNVTNIFIDKGELVVSTKGKLPDKNQEHRTRFAPVDKDIPLVVLVNRASASASEIVAGAIQDLDRGVIIGQRTFGKGLVQNVIPLSYNSQAKITVAKYYIPSGRCIQAIDYSHKDGNGDYGKIPDSLINEFKTANGRLVYDGGGIVPDVKLKAQKFTDIANSLYTKFIIFNFATEYASRHPEIENPENYELSDAVFDEFREYIKDKDYEYTTASEKLLTDLKKAAEKDNYFDAIKEQYEELEAALKHNKDEDLLTHRDQVEELLRVEIVSRYYYQKGKIISALKNDPELSEAVAVLKDQAKYKSILDGTFKPEDIALDNEEE
- a CDS encoding ChaN family lipoprotein, which encodes MRKTIIPLLILFFALTAFKQDKPAYRIFGPDGKKLKYKDLLEQASKADIILFGELHNNPICHWLQLELTRDLYAEAGSKLILGAEMFETDDQLILDEYLKGIIPSKNFENEAKLWPNYDTDYSPLVDFARDNELSFIATNIPRRYAAVVHRKGFEGLDSLSAEAQKLLPPLPVPYDPELKGYRSMMEMMGGMGGHANANLPKAQAIKDATMAYNIVINMGEGSIFVHYNGTYHSQNYEGIVWYLKQSNPELSILTIASAEQDSIEELQEENHELADFILCIPSGMTKTH
- a CDS encoding RNA methyltransferase, translated to MLSKGQVSFIRSLRTGKYREEHQSFSAEGPKLAEEILSSNLEIQGIYALESWVVAHPEILRQFQGKLTIISSQELTKISNLTTPNEVIVVAGIPTRDIKKEELCNGISILLDDIRDPGNLGTIIRLADWFGIERIICSKQTVDMYNPKVVQSSMGSITRVNVYYEELREIIESNKGKIRVYSAVMDGRNIYTTDIQDNAFIVIGNESHGISDEIALLSDEKISIPFFRQGAESLNASVAAAIVISEFKRKSYICATNPE
- a CDS encoding membrane or secreted protein; translated protein: MALKLILISVILIGIALLGIAIKMFLKKGGEFKKSCSSVDPATGKRIGCTCGAGDGGSSCENKPHNHHH
- a CDS encoding FAD:protein FMN transferase, with amino-acid sequence MRNSSILLICIVFVLGSCKPEKKIGFIGEAQGTYYAVTYFDSQGRNLQPELDSLLHSFDLSASLWEPGSVISIINESDSGAEADTVIRQLFRLSNDIAVKTGGSFDYTVGPLVNAWGFGFKKGIDPDSNVIDSLKRFVGYEKISLEKGFLYKSFPGVSVDFNAIAQGYSVDLIGACLESYGIDNYLVDVGGEVLAKGNKPDNEPWIVGIEQPSESAEDERSLQVKLKLHNKAVATSGSYRKFFVRNGVRYSHTIDPQTGYPAFHSLLSVSVVAGNCATADAYATAFMVMGLEKSLDFLKYNNDLEAFFIYSDPEGNFRTEYTPGFEKFLMD
- the nqrF gene encoding NADH:ubiquinone reductase (Na(+)-transporting) subunit F, with amino-acid sequence MGTIVVSSIIVFMVILILLVGILLYARKKLTPQGKVHIVINDDKDLEVDPGSSLLSTLSNKGIFLPSACGGGGTCAMCKCQVQEGGGSILPTEVGYFTRKEIQNNWRLGCQVKVREDMKIHVHPEIFGIKKWECEVVSNHNVATFIKEFVVKLPEGENLEFKSGGYIQIDIPKCEVDFKDMVVEEEYRDEWDKYKMWDLKMKNPEPIFRAYSMANQPAEGNIIMLNVRIATPPFDRKTGGFMKVNPGIASSFIFSRKPGDKVTISGPYGEFFIKDTQREMMFIGGGAGMAPMRSHIFDQFKTQRTKRKATFWYGGRSMRELFYVEEFQEIEKNSPNFKFNIALSEPKPEDNWKGPIGFIHQVVMDEYLKNHPEPEDIEYYICGPPMMNDAVLKMLDDYGVPPEMIAFDDFGG